The genomic region AGCCTTTGGGCCCCTACACGAAGCAACCATCTTTACCAAATTGGATCTTCGTAATGCCTATCATCTGGTCAGAGTCAAGGAAGGGGACGAGTGGAAAACCGGTTTCAACACTCCGTTAGGACATTTTGATAATCTTGTAATGCCTTTCGGTCTCACCAATGCACCTGCTGTTTTTCAAACACTTATTAATGATGTGCTTTGGGATATGTTGAataggtttgtttttgtttatctagatgacattttgattttttCACGTAATTTCAAAGAACATGTTCAACACGTTTCACTGGTGCTTAAAAGACTTCTCGAGAACAAACTGTATGCTAAGGCTGAGAAATTTACGTTTCATGTTTCGTCTGTAAGTTTTCTGGGGTTTATTGTGGAGAAAGGGCAAATTAAGACCGACCCTGCCAAGGTTCAAGCAGTGGCCGAATGGCCCACTCCTACATCAAGGAAGCAACTACAGAGGTTTCTAGGATTCGCCAATTTCTACCGTAGGTTTATCCGTGACTATAGCAAAGTTGCCACACCTCTGACCAAGTTAACTTCAGTTAAGATCCCCTTTGATTGGTCGCCGGCAGCAGAGGCGGCGTTTGCTAAACtaaagtttttgttttcctctgcaccAGTGCTTGTCCATCCTGACTCTGCTGTTCAGTtcgtggtggaggtggatgctTCGGACTCCGGTGTGGGGGCGGTTCTTTCTCAGCGAACCGCCTCTGACCAGAAGCTCCACCCCTGCGCCTTTTTCTCCCGCCAGCTCTCCTCGGCGGAGAAGAACTACGATGTAGGAAACAGGGAGTTATTAGCGGTCGTCCTGGCCCTCCAGGAGTGGAGGCACTGGCTTGAGGGCtctattcacccattcatagtCTGGTCTGACCATAAGAATCTCTCCTACCTTCGCTCTGCCCGTAGGCTGAACTCACGCCAGGCTCGGTGGGCCTTGTTCCTGGGACGCTTTAACTTCAGTCTAACCTTCAGACCCGGTACCAGGAACATCAAACCAGATGCTTTGTCCCGTCAGTTCGCCCCTCCGGTGGAGGATGCTGCGGGGAGTACCATCTTACCTTCCTCCTGTGTGGTTGGAGCAGCTGGGTGGGAGATCGAGGGAGTGGTCCAGGGAGCCCAGAAGGACCAACCAATTCCTCATGGGTGTCCACCTAACCGTCTGTTTGTTCCTCCAGCTGCCAGATCCGCAGTTCTCCAGTGGGGGCATTCCTCCAGGATTTCATGCCACCCTGGTTCCCACCGGACTTTGACTCTCATACAACAACGTTTTTGGTGGCCCTCGATTGCTGCAGACACTAAGCTGTTCGTTTccgcctgttctgtctgcgccCGGAGTAAGGCTTCCCATCAGGCTCCTGCCGGCCTGCTCCGTCCCCTGCCCATTCCCCACCGGCCGTGGTCCCACATCGCCGTCGACTTCATCACGGGCCTGCCGCCTTCGGAGGGAAACACGGTTATACTTACCATCGTTGACCGCTTCTCCAAGGCGGTACACTTCATCCCCCTGCCGAAGCTGCCATCCGCCCTCGAGACGGCCACTCTTCTGGTGCAGCATGTGTTCCGTCTCCATGGCATCCCGGTAGACATTGTATCAGACAGGGGTCCGCAGTTCTCCGCCCGTGTGTGGAGAGCCTTTTGCCAGGCGCTGGGGGCGTCGGTCAGCCTGTCGTCTGGTTACCACCCACAGACGAACGGCCAGACAGAACGGGCAAATCAGGACCTTGGGGCGGCTCTGCGTTGCGTCTCATCCCGCCATCCGGCTTCCTGGTCCACCCACCTCCCCTGGGTAGAATACGCCCACAACTCCCTGGTCTGCTCCGCCACAGGTATGTCCCCGTTCATGGCTGCCAACGGATACCAACCTCCACTCTTCCCAGCTCAGGAGACGGACGTGGCAGTACCCTCGGTGCAGGGGCATCTCCGGCGTGCTCGTCGAGTCTGGCGTGAGGCCCGGGCAGCCCTCATCCGTACCGCTGCTCGCAATCAGAGAGTAGCGGACCGTCATCGTACCCCGGCCCCGGATTACCAACCCGGTCAGAGAGTATGGTTATCTTCCCGGGATTTACCACTCCAAACGGAATCCCGGAAACTCACACCCAAATTTATTGGCCCGTATGAAATTGACCGGGTTATTAACCCCTGTGTTATGTCTCTTAATATCCACCCAGCTTtccatgtctctctcctcaagCCAGTGTCTACCAGCCCGCTAAGCCCTCCGGCTGAGCCCCCGCCACCCACCCGGAGCATTGATGACCACCCTGCCTATACGGTTACTAAGATATTGGACGTACGTCGGCGAGGCAGGGGGTTTCAGTATCTGGTGGATTGGGAGGGTTATGGGCCGGAGGAGCGGCAGTGGATTTCCCGCTCCCTCATTCTCGACCACACACTCCTCCATGATTTTTATTCTGAGTTCCCGGACAAGCCGGGTAGGCCACCAGGAGgcgtcccttgaggggggggtactgtggtgattctgttgttggttgtgttgtctttgtctccctctcctgttctgttcctgtcctgcaggtggtgtctgtggcagggggtgtggctggCTTCCTCACTTCAGCAAACACTAGACTGCTCtcagtgtctgctttggggtccaaccAAAGAACCACCCGTAACAGAAAACTtccaaaaatacacattaaggTGGTGTTTGTaccatctgtctgtttgttaaCAAAACACATGTTAACTATATTCCTTTTTGTCATTGGGCTTATTAGCTGTAAACTAACAGCTTGTAGCAGCGGTAGCTTAATCTTTTGTTTATCACCACAAAGTTCCCCCCAAGCAAAGAAACACCAGTACAACAGGGAAAGGAGCTGGGGGGTGGGAGGTGCTCCCtgtgatgttttctaatcagtCACACTTTgagctgatctttataaaaTCCTGTTGAATTCATATTTGTGTTCATGGATAAACGgggcgtcgcttcttctgcaacaatgaagtaaAAACACTGTGTTGCGTCTCAGCCCCGATGTCCTGACTGTGCACGTCAAGATACTTCtcgtgttgtgtagcaggttcAAACGTGTATCTCATAAACTCTAGAGTAGCCATTCACAATCCTAAGAATGCACTGGCCCAGTTTATCTCGATATACTTGCTTTTGAATTACATATCGCGTAAAGTGACATTGTGTCACCTGTAACTCACCCAATGAGAGgggtagtttggacacccctggccCAGAAAAAACAGCCCTACACACTTGGAGAGGATTTAATATCGCCTTCAGCAGCtgacatgtgtaaaacaatgtcTCGGTCGTGAAAGTTGTCAATATAGTCAAAAAGAGTGCTTTTGCAAACGCATCTCTTCTCTAATCTCTGTGATGCTGAGGAAGAAGAACACACTGCGCTACTGTACCATTCTGAGGTTCGATCGCTTTTACTCTGGAACATTGTTGTCACGTATTCTGGAACAACTCACTTCTATTAGGGAGTTTTCACTTCTCCAAAAGCGCACAGAGCTGGCTGCACTTTTCTGTGACAATGTCTGGGTCCCCAACTTGCATATCTTGCCGACATTTTTGCTGAGCTGAAAAAAATTAACAGTTATATGCAAGGCCGCAATACACTTGCCATTCAGCTGTTTGACAGAATGGAAGGGTTTCTCAAAGAAATCCGAAGATAGAGGGAGCCCGTCGTGGAGGGAATGTTTTCCATGTTTCCATCAGTGGATGAGCTGGGAGATTCTGCTGTGCTCTCGCCTCCAGTAACACGCGCAATGCACTCGAGGGACAATTTATGAGCTACTTTCCTGGGGCTGACTCCTGGCGCAGGGACAAGACAATATCCTGACCTGATATTTAGATTTCTAATTcttttaattgatttgtttgacAGGGACGCTGTTAATAAACAGGAGTACAATATTAAATGCTTTTTTAAAAGAGCACCTCAGAAAAAGGGGTCTTTCTATcgagaaagaaaaagggaagggGCTCAAGCCCCCTCTGATGTCTATGTGTGCACGTGCCAGGTCTGGCCTATGATTCAAGGTACCTTTCAAACTGTAGCAGACACTCTATTAACTTCTATTGTGAGTTAACCATAACTCTGGCCTAAGGAAGTAATATATCACCATTTACAAAAACTCATAATTTGCTTGTAAGAGTTTTACCTGAACCATTTCCTCATATGAGATGTACATGATTCTGTCTGTCAGCTCTTTGTGTCTCCAGCTCTTCACATGGTCCGTCCATTTTCCAAACATCACTGCAGGTTGTAATACAGTACACATTAAATGTAACCAACCACTGCTGTGCCAGAAATAACAATAGTAACTTTGTTTTTCCAATTTTGCGCACATGATAATACATTGACATGCTAAATTCAATACTTCTGATATTCATACACTTCTCTAAGTAAACTTTTTAggatgtgacctctgacctctgccatGCAGGAATTTCTCCATGAACTCATCAAAAGTTCCTGGATCCTCGAGGAATGCTGCCATCTGGTGGAAGTAGTATGAAGACACCAGGACATCCTTTGGATTCCTGACAACATAGATCACCTATTGCAGAGAAACAAgtcacaaaatgaaaataactgaAGAGGCGAAATGTTTACTACAGATGTTTAATAAGGGATCAGATGAAGAGAAGTATAGGGGAATATCTCACTAAGCTTCCACACGTTTACCTTGGCTTTGGAGGTGTGAAAGGATGCAGGCATGAGGTGATAAGGAAAATGAGTGACTAGTGCTCGCGGAGATTTCAATTGATCCACAACAATGGACAATCTTTTCTCCTCCAGCCAAGGCACCCTGTCCCAGTTTGGAATGGTTTGGATTGGCTCCAGGTCGCCACCATTAAGCACCAGTGGCAGAATCTCCTGCATCCAGACTGTACCTATAGAACAATACAGAAGAGTGAATACTACATACTAAAGTTTCAAAAGATTTGCAAGAGCTGCCAAATGTCCAACTGGCCCACTTTGCTTACAAAAGCATTTCACAGAGAGGCTTAGTCAGAGCAGAGAAACATGAgcctttaaatattaaaattctGTGGTGTGTCTGTTTGGCAACATGGATTCAGGCTCACTTGGTTAGTAGAGTAAAGTTTGTGTTATAAAGAAAATTTGGattttcattttgtcattttagaTGATCAATTTGTGTTCCCACATGGCGGACGTAAAATAAACTGATCTTTATTCAGTATTTTGATTTCACTTCAACCCCGGGTGTTAAATCTCACAGCTTAGTACTCTGCTTGCATTGAAATCACAGTCTCGTGTAAAGTTACAGAACAGAAACACCAGGAACCGACGCAGCAGCGACAGTTCGCCAGGACCCGGGCTCCTGTGGTTCATGTTAGATAAGGCTTTTAAATTTCTCAGACTTTCAGTCAGAAGAAACCGAAAATCTCTTTGGTAAAGTTCAGACACACAGACCTGACTTCGGGTACGTGACAGCCACGACGTCATCGTCTTTAAACTTGAATTCCTGCGCAAACTCCAAGCTCTCTGCGCTATGAGTCTCCTTGGGAACTCTGAGTCCTCGATAGTCCAAGCACAGCgcttcagaggacattatgGTGCGAGGGATCAAGCAAAGTCCAACAGAGTAGACACACTTCACTTCACGATCactctgaaggagacgctgTAAGCAATGTGGGGCGGTCCCTGCGCACTCGTCTCCCTCTTTACAGTCTATTGCAGAGGTTTTCAACTAAAATGTAAAGTCTAAATAAAGGCTTAActtcagaaaaatgtattaaatggaGCAAAAGCTATAATTTCAATTTGATTCAAAATCAATTTTACAGATAATAAATCTCTACACATCTTAACAATTGAACCGTTTCAGAATCACTTTCTTCCCCTCTTACATCCCATTCCCCCGCTTTTTTGGTCTGTTTCTCGcccttttctccgtctcactcgcATCTGTCTGGACTGTACGGTCGCAATGTTACAGACTTGATTGGCTGAGTAGTATCACGTGGGATGGCTTATTTCTTGGTTAAATTGTTCTGATTTCTCATCTCATCCGCTAAACCACTACCGTAAAGACTACAAATTGAAGCGCCCCGtcaggttttaaatcataaCCTTCTGTTTTGGCTGTAGGTCCTCACTTTAACTACCGAGTTGTTTAAATTCATTCTCTTGAATtctggagcgaatcaaacaaacactgagttACTTCTTGTAGTGAATTAataattaagatacatttatttatcccaaacactcatgcaggtagggaaatttaacctctgcttttaacccatccggtgaaggacacacagagcagtgagctccGGGGagcaaggtgccttgctcaggggcactagacaaggtcctcttggatttttggacagatcaatccaggttcgtctttttgttgtttctccgtggagtcgaaccagagacgaaacagagaccttttctgcccatagtccaagtttctgccactagtccaccgcctctcctgaTAACTAGTGTGAGTGTTTATTGGTTACACTGAGAGCAGGTCGGAGTGGAGGAGGATGGTTACTCCTTAGTTATACTCATCTTCCTCCACGTAGTTTGAATGAATGGGCTTTTGCATTATCTTGATCACAGTGGGATGGAGGGCATTTTGCACACAACCCCTCTGTTTCTGCTGAACCTGTGGCCTCTGAGCATGGCAAAGATACCCCTTGTATTGTGAGTTGTGCAACAGCCCTCACTAAAGAGGCTATAGGGGAGTTTGGCTAACTCCTACCAGATATAGGGGGGTTTAGGTCTGAAAAATGTAGGgatctaaaactgcaaaatgcaacaataaACTGAGTTAAACCCACTTTTTATCTCCTGACCACTGGGAAGGGCTGCTAAACCAAACTATCCTTCTCAGGAGAACTAGTTGAGATGGATAAGATGGCTTGTGTGTTTGAGTCAGTACTGTACTTGTGTTTTGAAAGCAGGGCACCTTCTTACATGGCTTCAATGTCAAAGACCTTCCGgttaaaattaaacaaaattaaacaaacaactaTGTGATTTTGCATAATCACCAACGGTCTCCTTGTGTTTGACATGTTGTTGCCACGAcactttcttaaaaaaaattaagaccaTTAAAAccgattttttccccccaactTAGTGTTGTGGTATAACCAGCAGGAGACCATTGATGTGTAATGTGATTTTGGTGAGAAACAGTATAAGCGTGTTTTGAATATTGTTGTAATATCTCTTCTCGGCCCTTTGTGGACGGTCCGTGCAGACTGGTCTCACAGCTGTACACAGAGACCAGTGTTATGTGTCCAGTTCGGCTCGTCTGAGAGATTGTATTTAGGTGACTCATTGAGCACTGGTTTCctatctgcatgtttttttgctCAATACACGTGTCAACATGATCAGGTATATTACATACCATCCACCAAGAGGCGCAAATGTGCCATTATGGTGAATTCTGGTTAAAAGAAAcatgccttaaaaaaaaaaacttgtgcgCAAAAGTTGGAAAATGCATCCCAACACATTCCCTGGAGAAAAGTGGTGCTGCTAAAAAGAGGCAAACATGTGAAATGCACTCTACCTGATTTGGGGTAAGTCACAGCAAACACATCAGTGTCCTCCACG from Pleuronectes platessa chromosome 10, fPlePla1.1, whole genome shotgun sequence harbors:
- the sult2st3 gene encoding sulfotransferase family 2, cytosolic sulfotransferase 3: MSSEALCLDYRGLRVPKETHSAESLEFAQEFKFKDDDVVAVTYPKSGTVWMQEILPLVLNGGDLEPIQTIPNWDRVPWLEEKRLSIVVDQLKSPRALVTHFPYHLMPASFHTSKAKVIYVVRNPKDVLVSSYYFHQMAAFLEDPGTFDEFMEKFLHGRVMFGKWTDHVKSWRHKELTDRIMYISYEEMVQDLPASLRRLSGFLGTNLSEDTIQKIAEHCTFKTMKTNIMSNFSLVPKQYMDSDISPFFRKGIAGDWKKHFSSEQLARFTSVICKEMEGESFSLPWSLD